Proteins co-encoded in one Maridesulfovibrio ferrireducens genomic window:
- a CDS encoding LL-diaminopimelate aminotransferase — MPEFKLADRIASLPPYLFAEIDRLKSEVAAQGVDIISLGIGDPDLPTPQFIIDALYEAAKRPENHQYPSYVGMLTFREAVAKWYKQRFNVDLDPKKEVVSLIGSKEGIAHFPLAFVNPGDLVLVASPNYPVYPVASSFAGGEVKMIPLLDENDFLPDLDAVDAATWDKTKVFFINYPNNPTAATATPEFFAKVVEIAHKHNVIIVQDAAYTEVYYDENKKPISILETPGAKEVAIEFHSLSKTYNMTGWRCGMAVGNATLVAGLGKVKENVDSGIFQAVQEAGIVALQHGEPYVKEFRAIYKERRDVVVEALRKINISCRVPDASIFVWARTPEGYTSSEFVSKLLKETGVVVTPGNGFGDSGEGYFRISLTVDTERLKEAVSRISQL; from the coding sequence ATGCCAGAATTTAAACTTGCCGACAGGATTGCATCTCTTCCGCCTTATCTTTTTGCAGAAATTGACAGATTGAAATCTGAAGTAGCAGCACAAGGGGTGGACATAATCAGCCTCGGCATCGGAGATCCTGACCTTCCGACTCCCCAGTTTATTATAGATGCTCTCTATGAAGCAGCAAAACGTCCCGAAAACCATCAGTATCCTTCATATGTAGGTATGCTGACTTTCCGTGAAGCTGTTGCAAAATGGTACAAACAAAGATTCAATGTAGATCTTGATCCTAAAAAAGAAGTTGTCAGCCTTATTGGTTCAAAAGAGGGAATAGCACATTTTCCTCTGGCATTTGTGAATCCCGGTGATCTCGTTCTTGTAGCATCTCCTAATTATCCTGTTTATCCTGTTGCCAGCAGTTTTGCCGGCGGCGAAGTCAAAATGATTCCGCTTCTTGATGAAAATGATTTTTTGCCCGATCTTGATGCTGTTGATGCGGCAACTTGGGACAAAACAAAAGTTTTCTTTATAAATTATCCTAATAATCCGACTGCTGCGACCGCAACACCTGAATTTTTTGCAAAAGTTGTTGAAATCGCACATAAACATAATGTAATCATTGTTCAGGACGCAGCGTATACTGAAGTTTATTACGATGAAAATAAAAAACCGATATCCATTTTGGAAACTCCCGGCGCGAAAGAAGTTGCTATTGAGTTCCATTCTCTGTCAAAGACATACAATATGACCGGATGGCGCTGCGGAATGGCCGTTGGTAATGCGACCTTGGTTGCTGGACTCGGCAAAGTTAAAGAAAATGTAGATTCAGGTATTTTCCAGGCTGTTCAGGAAGCTGGCATCGTAGCTCTTCAGCATGGTGAACCTTATGTAAAAGAATTTCGTGCAATTTACAAAGAACGCCGCGATGTAGTTGTCGAAGCTCTTAGAAAAATTAATATTTCTTGTAGAGTTCCTGATGCATCCATCTTTGTATGGGCTAGAACTCCTGAAGGTTACACTTCATCTGAGTTTGTATCTAAATTGCTTAAGGAAACAGGCGTCGTTGTTACACCCGGAAATGGTTTTGGTGATTCTGGTGAAGGATATTTCCGTATATCCCTGACAGTAGACACCGAAAGACTCAAGGAGGCAGTATCACGGATTTCCCAACTATAA
- the folK gene encoding 2-amino-4-hydroxy-6-hydroxymethyldihydropteridine diphosphokinase, with translation MKVYVSLGSNIGDTDENLNEAVARLEKYEGIDPEVWSEIYMTEPQGLKEQAWFANQIVRFAVDPELWAPHGFLSTLQAVEGQMQRVKDQVNGPRIIDLDLILFGDEAVEGGDYLTVPHSRAKERAFVLYPLAELDSELVFPDGSKIADVLSKIDYRIEGKKIYQD, from the coding sequence ATAAAGGTCTATGTCAGTCTTGGTTCCAACATCGGCGATACCGATGAGAACTTAAATGAGGCTGTTGCAAGACTGGAAAAATACGAAGGCATTGATCCTGAAGTTTGGTCGGAAATTTATATGACCGAACCACAGGGGCTTAAAGAGCAAGCGTGGTTTGCTAATCAAATTGTTCGATTTGCTGTTGATCCAGAACTTTGGGCGCCGCATGGGTTTCTTTCAACGCTTCAAGCTGTGGAAGGGCAGATGCAGAGAGTCAAAGATCAGGTCAACGGGCCTCGAATCATTGATCTGGATCTTATCCTGTTCGGCGATGAGGCTGTTGAAGGTGGAGACTATTTAACAGTTCCACATTCTCGTGCGAAGGAACGTGCATTCGTTCTTTACCCGCTTGCTGAACTTGATTCTGAACTGGTTTTTCCTGATGGCAGCAAGATTGCTGATGTTTTATCAAAAATTGATTACCGGATTGAAGGTAAGAAAATTTATCAGGATTAA
- the xerD gene encoding site-specific tyrosine recombinase XerD, whose amino-acid sequence MTENKNNISCKHQWVDRYLEHLLIERGLAENSLDGYLRDLESFQSFLENRSSTIEETTSQTLLLYLTYLRSKSLKSRSLARHLSSLRGFFAFCTSRDFLKENPAVLLENPKLPKKLPEFLSTDEISLVLARPALNTKLGFRDKVMLELLYAAGMRVSELINLKIEDFDPQTGLLIIFGKGSKERLVPIHYTAQNFLNLYIKDWRPAFNPNVKNIFLNRSGNGLTRQGVWKLIKKYTLEAGIKRSISPHTFRHSFATHLLDGGADLRTVQLLLGHADISATEIYTHIQAGRLVQLHKRFHPRSIM is encoded by the coding sequence ATGACTGAAAACAAAAACAACATTTCCTGTAAACACCAATGGGTTGACCGTTATCTGGAGCATCTTTTAATAGAAAGAGGTCTTGCAGAAAACAGTCTGGATGGATATCTAAGAGATCTGGAATCATTTCAATCGTTTCTGGAAAATAGATCCTCAACAATCGAAGAGACAACAAGTCAAACTTTGTTACTGTACCTTACATATTTGCGGTCAAAATCTCTTAAAAGCAGATCACTCGCAAGACATCTTTCATCACTACGAGGTTTTTTTGCCTTTTGTACCTCTCGTGATTTTTTAAAAGAAAATCCGGCAGTTTTGCTTGAAAATCCGAAACTTCCCAAAAAACTTCCAGAATTTCTTTCAACTGATGAAATCAGCCTTGTTCTTGCCCGTCCTGCCCTGAACACAAAACTTGGTTTCAGAGATAAAGTGATGCTTGAACTTTTATATGCTGCAGGGATGCGGGTTTCTGAATTAATTAACTTAAAGATCGAAGATTTTGATCCTCAAACAGGTTTATTAATCATCTTCGGCAAAGGTTCAAAAGAAAGGCTTGTGCCTATTCATTATACAGCTCAAAATTTCTTAAACCTATACATTAAAGACTGGCGCCCTGCTTTTAATCCTAATGTTAAAAACATTTTTTTAAATCGATCAGGAAACGGCCTGACACGACAAGGCGTCTGGAAATTAATAAAAAAATACACGCTTGAAGCCGGTATAAAAAGATCAATATCACCGCATACATTCAGGCATTCTTTCGCTACCCATCTTTTAGATGGAGGCGCGGATTTGCGCACAGTTCAATTACTTTTAGGACATGCTGACATAAGTGCTACTGAAATTTATACCCATATTCAAGCCGGAAGACTGGTCCAGCTCCATAAACGTTTTCACCCACGTTCAATAATGTGA
- a CDS encoding lipopolysaccharide assembly protein LapB — MSLFSLFRKKKSTAPDNRAPSYSSGTAKTETGLADTRAAIDELSKAVKDTPEAVEIYLALGNLYRSQGEIERAAQIRNSLIVRPGLAPATKARALYELGRDFSRGGFLDRAVNAFEKARKIEGDSPEILTELAVLAAGSREFEKAASYYSKLAHPVQEAHYLARCAEDEFSYGDESTAQNILKKALHIYPSSTESWLLILAQLKKDGSLDKFRKKFREALQKVPTHLRFVLVEGLLAESSIFGDTPNSVPVSSSEKSHSFYQVMVEEIETSDPDVSMHYYGARLLQLCKKHEEASIWLEKTLMLNQNFWLARLELFNLAQDQQQLTSSFKNQLDFFVNIAHKIKRFTCSSCGFKRDKIFFVCPRCRSWHSITFRKELNQ; from the coding sequence GTGTCTTTATTTAGTTTATTCAGGAAGAAAAAATCGACGGCGCCCGATAATCGGGCGCCGTCGTATTCGTCTGGTACTGCTAAAACAGAAACCGGCCTTGCGGATACTCGTGCGGCTATTGATGAACTAAGTAAAGCGGTAAAAGACACTCCTGAAGCTGTCGAAATTTATCTTGCTCTTGGCAATCTGTATAGATCGCAAGGTGAGATTGAACGGGCTGCACAAATCAGAAACAGTTTGATTGTTCGGCCAGGACTCGCCCCTGCTACGAAAGCGCGTGCTCTTTATGAACTTGGCAGAGATTTCAGCCGAGGTGGTTTTTTAGACCGCGCAGTGAACGCTTTTGAAAAAGCTCGTAAAATTGAAGGAGATTCTCCTGAAATTCTAACAGAACTTGCGGTTCTTGCTGCCGGCAGCAGAGAATTTGAAAAAGCTGCATCTTATTATTCAAAGCTTGCACACCCTGTTCAGGAAGCTCATTATTTAGCCAGATGCGCCGAAGATGAATTCAGCTACGGCGATGAAAGTACAGCTCAAAACATTCTCAAAAAAGCATTACACATTTATCCAAGTTCCACAGAATCATGGCTCTTAATTTTAGCCCAGCTCAAAAAAGATGGATCACTTGATAAATTCAGAAAAAAATTTCGCGAAGCTCTTCAAAAAGTTCCCACACATTTACGATTTGTACTTGTTGAAGGACTTCTTGCAGAATCTTCAATTTTTGGAGATACTCCAAACAGTGTTCCTGTCTCCAGTTCTGAGAAGAGTCATTCTTTCTATCAAGTAATGGTTGAAGAAATCGAGACATCAGACCCTGATGTCAGCATGCATTATTATGGAGCAAGACTTCTCCAGCTTTGCAAAAAGCATGAAGAAGCCAGTATCTGGCTTGAAAAGACGTTAATGCTTAACCAAAATTTCTGGTTAGCCAGACTTGAACTTTTTAATCTTGCTCAAGATCAGCAGCAATTAACTTCATCATTTAAAAATCAGCTGGATTTTTTTGTGAACATTGCTCACAAAATTAAACGATTCACCTGTTCAAGTTGCGGTTTTAAACGCGACAAAATTTTCTTTGTCTGCCCCCGATGCCGCAGTTGGCATTCAATAACGTTCCGCAAAGAACTGAACCAATAA
- a CDS encoding lipopolysaccharide assembly LapA domain-containing protein, translated as MRYLKVLALVILFFVSMVFFIQNTPELSKEVTLSMALLDFKFTSQPLPYYLLILVAFCAGSFICLFYFMADKVRLSGQLRTCRTKMSNLEQEVNSLRNLPLDEKNYPSADDSDDKS; from the coding sequence ATGCGTTACTTGAAGGTTTTGGCTCTGGTTATCCTATTTTTCGTTTCAATGGTGTTCTTTATTCAGAACACTCCTGAACTTTCCAAGGAAGTTACGCTTTCTATGGCTTTGCTTGATTTCAAGTTTACAAGCCAGCCTCTTCCATATTATCTTTTGATTCTAGTTGCATTTTGTGCAGGATCATTTATTTGTCTGTTTTATTTTATGGCTGACAAAGTTCGTCTTTCCGGACAGTTGCGCACCTGCCGCACCAAAATGTCTAATCTTGAACAGGAAGTTAATTCACTTCGTAATTTGCCACTTGATGAAAAGAATTATCCCTCCGCAGATGACAGTGATGACAAATCCTAA
- a CDS encoding HIT domain-containing protein yields the protein MEVLWAPWRMDYILGPKPDECVFCIPSDTDEDEERCILFRAKHCFVLLNKFPYNNGHIMVTPYRHVSKLTDLKEEEASEIMKYITISCDVLEKAFNPQGINVGLNIGEAAGAGIAAHLHFQLVPRWNGDASFMAVFGETTVIPQHLSSTYSRLKPLFDSFVE from the coding sequence ATGGAAGTATTATGGGCTCCTTGGCGAATGGATTATATATTAGGCCCTAAGCCTGATGAATGCGTTTTTTGCATACCATCTGACACAGATGAAGACGAAGAACGATGTATACTTTTTAGAGCTAAACATTGTTTTGTTTTGCTTAATAAGTTTCCTTACAATAACGGTCATATTATGGTTACGCCCTATAGGCATGTAAGCAAACTCACTGATCTTAAGGAAGAAGAAGCTTCCGAGATCATGAAGTATATAACAATAAGCTGTGATGTTTTAGAGAAAGCATTTAACCCGCAAGGAATAAATGTCGGACTAAATATCGGGGAAGCAGCTGGAGCTGGGATTGCAGCCCATCTTCATTTTCAATTAGTTCCACGTTGGAACGGCGATGCGTCGTTTATGGCGGTGTTCGGAGAAACTACTGTAATTCCGCAACACTTGTCTTCAACTTATAGTAGACTCAAGCCGTTATTTGACAGTTTTGTCGAGTAG
- a CDS encoding tetratricopeptide repeat protein, whose protein sequence is MISNFCRHKFRPLLIALFLFFLTSTSSYAVETKNGESYDSWLEKYGAWDVLEENYSGSGDSPELIIKRAQTAYNLGRYSACMNILQGTPAFDDKSLETSRLWLGGQTQRALGDPVKSVIWFSQAARFMKQDFMTDKFKSEPNLKTVWFDVWRSLYWSVLVTSGSAREAQNMILTQSFEQAEKVWPTTYFIVNTKPVFKSSLQKGFDFKPALRNSTIINDKDRELIAMSIAASSLSEWDKSNSILEDISNSTVKTFWNSVNSYLETGKNPAGVDSFQDENIVNAWSFFKSGVLEPAYESPTLWKMAAPASPAWNAFRNKLMSMSPREALDTIDRETGSLLLSEELVSALQNYKLAFALLTGDMELAKKVWGQLDPNSLPMSLRIAAGIVFKPDFSKILSTADAGKNSNLFIISGLCDAAGVEYFNDINSLFWQSLSGNQFNAQVNSRPLDRLLLFSELAKESSKKMDDNIARRCAMLFPNSDLGARSFIYLADNAAQNRDFKLSAFYLKRVDPNKFGADMQLKWLIAAVEYDLAVGNEAKALKAYNEILGSGGALPPEKELRLALLIQQKGDLKKAQAILERIWSGQDKLDNELKAEILFWIAEGEQAMGDKDKALKSYLELAFKFPEQNIWAVTAMYRISMIYEHRGQFETAKKFLNTVIKNADRKAQKEAAKARLNAIDTKLAKTGNGKEASFPF, encoded by the coding sequence ATGATTTCAAACTTTTGCAGACATAAATTTCGACCGCTACTGATTGCCCTCTTTTTATTTTTTTTAACTTCAACATCATCTTATGCAGTTGAAACGAAAAACGGTGAATCTTATGATTCATGGCTTGAAAAATATGGTGCATGGGACGTTCTTGAAGAAAACTATTCCGGTAGCGGAGATTCTCCGGAATTAATTATAAAAAGGGCTCAAACTGCCTATAATTTAGGTAGGTATTCTGCCTGCATGAATATTTTACAGGGAACACCTGCTTTTGATGATAAATCTCTCGAAACATCACGACTCTGGCTTGGTGGACAAACACAACGAGCTTTAGGTGATCCTGTTAAAAGTGTCATTTGGTTCAGTCAGGCTGCCCGCTTTATGAAGCAGGATTTTATGACTGATAAGTTTAAATCTGAACCAAATCTCAAAACTGTATGGTTTGATGTTTGGCGATCTCTCTATTGGTCGGTGCTAGTAACTTCTGGTTCCGCTCGTGAAGCTCAGAATATGATTCTAACCCAATCTTTTGAACAAGCTGAGAAGGTTTGGCCCACTACTTATTTCATAGTTAATACTAAACCTGTTTTTAAGAGCTCGCTTCAAAAAGGTTTCGATTTCAAACCGGCGTTGCGCAACTCAACTATTATTAATGATAAGGATCGTGAGCTGATTGCAATGTCTATCGCTGCATCAAGTTTGAGCGAATGGGACAAGTCCAACTCTATTCTTGAAGATATCAGTAATTCAACAGTCAAAACTTTTTGGAATTCGGTAAACAGCTATTTGGAAACCGGTAAAAATCCGGCTGGTGTTGATTCGTTTCAAGATGAAAATATTGTTAACGCGTGGTCCTTTTTCAAATCAGGTGTACTGGAACCCGCATATGAATCCCCTACTTTGTGGAAAATGGCCGCTCCGGCCTCCCCTGCTTGGAATGCTTTTCGTAATAAACTGATGTCTATGTCTCCTCGGGAAGCACTTGATACGATTGACCGCGAAACTGGATCGCTGCTTCTTTCAGAAGAATTGGTCAGTGCTTTGCAAAATTATAAATTGGCATTTGCTCTCTTGACCGGAGATATGGAATTAGCAAAAAAAGTTTGGGGGCAACTTGACCCTAATTCATTACCTATGAGTCTTCGTATTGCTGCGGGAATAGTTTTTAAACCTGACTTTTCTAAAATTTTAAGTACTGCAGATGCAGGTAAAAATTCAAATCTATTCATAATATCCGGGCTTTGTGATGCCGCAGGTGTTGAATATTTTAACGATATCAATTCTCTTTTTTGGCAATCTCTTTCAGGTAATCAGTTTAATGCACAGGTTAACAGCAGACCATTAGATCGATTGCTTTTATTTTCAGAATTGGCAAAGGAAAGCTCGAAGAAGATGGATGACAACATTGCACGTAGATGTGCTATGTTATTTCCTAACTCTGACTTAGGCGCTAGAAGTTTTATTTATCTGGCAGATAATGCTGCTCAAAATAGAGACTTCAAGCTTTCAGCTTTTTATTTGAAAAGGGTTGATCCAAATAAGTTTGGAGCTGACATGCAACTAAAATGGCTTATCGCTGCCGTTGAGTATGACCTCGCCGTTGGTAATGAAGCTAAAGCCCTTAAAGCATATAATGAAATTTTAGGATCGGGAGGCGCCCTTCCCCCTGAGAAAGAACTGAGATTAGCGCTTTTAATACAGCAAAAAGGTGATCTTAAAAAAGCTCAAGCTATACTTGAAAGAATATGGAGTGGGCAGGACAAGTTAGATAATGAACTTAAAGCGGAAATTTTGTTCTGGATTGCTGAGGGGGAACAGGCAATGGGAGACAAAGATAAAGCGTTGAAGAGTTATTTGGAATTAGCGTTTAAATTTCCAGAACAAAATATTTGGGCTGTGACCGCCATGTACAGAATTTCAATGATATATGAACATAGAGGTCAATTTGAAACAGCTAAAAAGTTTCTAAATACGGTTATAAAAAATGCTGACAGAAAGGCTCAAAAAGAGGCTGCAAAAGCAAGGCTCAATGCAATCGACACCAAGCTTGCCAAAACAGGAAACGGAAAAGAAGCTTCTTTTCCGTTTTAG
- a CDS encoding CBS domain-containing protein — translation MSKTEELIKAETIITGHVNADFDCLAAIVAAGKLYPGATLIFPGSQEKNLRNFYMESATYFFNFKQLKEIDKDSVKLLVVVDTSRKIRISHVKSILDNPGLKIHVYDHHMQSECDLNPEFIIKKPWGSSVAILTHEIRKKNITLHQEEATILGLGLYEDTGSFMFNSTTEHDFEAGKWLLTCGMELDVITDLLNRELTSQQISLLSKLLEGAATHTINDLDIVISEISTPDYVGDFSVLVHKFMDMENVKVLFALGRMNDRIHLVARSRTKDVDVGVICSAFGGGGHAYAASATIKDQTLAEVRDELFSMLYSKVTPKLNIENLMSKPAVAIPRNMTISQSVERMTQFSLKGVPVVDNMENMRCVGILEQKIADKALAHQLGDVDVEIYMQHPFSSVKKDCDLHRVMEIILGQKQRLVPVVENDKVIAVITRTDLINLLVQDPARIPESLFPENKQVRNIRNIMRNRLPNKILEILETAGQMAEEFGTEAYVVGGFVRDILLTKPNFDLDLVVETDGIKFAKKLAKKMSGRAKYHRKFKTAVVILPDGQRVDVATARLEYYEYPAALPTVELSSIKMDLYRRDFTVNALAVHINPSSFGKLVDFFGAQRDLKDRTIRILHALSFVEDPTRIMRAIRFEQRFDFRIGGQTLNLIKNALKLNLFNKLSGYRIVHELKLILNEDAVPGSIKRMDELGVLEAIHPLLVLNSSREQVITELERVISWHSLLYLEPTISVWKTYFLGLCMGISKPKMEQIYNRFSFSQTEKREFVHLRETIFWAAGNIMNIRKELKPSEIYTILHPVPLEGVLFIMARTKRDMIKKYISQYLTTLRLQTIDITGDDLKELGLIPGPQYAQLLFETKLACLDSVVKGKDEQLEFVKKKLLNLVNNKTDEKL, via the coding sequence ATGTCAAAAACTGAAGAACTAATAAAAGCTGAAACAATCATAACAGGACATGTAAATGCCGATTTTGATTGTCTTGCCGCGATTGTTGCTGCCGGGAAGCTATATCCCGGTGCAACGCTTATTTTTCCAGGAAGTCAGGAAAAAAATCTTCGCAACTTCTACATGGAAAGCGCAACATATTTTTTTAATTTCAAACAATTAAAAGAAATAGATAAAGATTCAGTTAAACTTTTAGTTGTTGTTGATACTTCAAGAAAAATTCGAATTTCCCACGTTAAATCTATTCTTGATAATCCGGGCCTCAAAATTCATGTCTATGATCATCATATGCAGTCGGAATGCGATTTGAATCCCGAATTTATTATAAAAAAACCCTGGGGATCAAGCGTCGCCATTCTTACTCATGAAATCCGCAAAAAAAATATAACCCTGCATCAAGAAGAAGCTACAATTCTCGGGCTTGGGCTTTATGAAGATACCGGATCTTTTATGTTCAATTCTACTACAGAACATGATTTTGAGGCCGGTAAATGGCTACTGACATGCGGCATGGAGCTTGATGTAATAACCGACCTGCTCAACCGCGAACTGACATCGCAACAAATTTCACTTCTCAGCAAACTTCTCGAAGGGGCTGCAACTCATACTATAAATGATTTAGATATTGTCATTTCTGAAATAAGCACACCTGATTATGTAGGTGATTTTTCAGTTCTTGTTCACAAATTTATGGATATGGAAAACGTCAAAGTTCTATTCGCCTTAGGAAGAATGAATGACAGAATCCATCTTGTGGCCAGATCACGGACGAAAGATGTTGATGTCGGTGTTATCTGTTCAGCTTTCGGCGGAGGCGGACATGCTTATGCTGCTTCTGCCACAATTAAAGACCAGACTTTGGCCGAGGTTAGAGATGAGCTTTTCTCAATGCTCTACTCCAAAGTAACTCCTAAATTAAATATTGAAAATTTGATGTCAAAACCGGCAGTGGCAATCCCTCGCAACATGACTATTTCCCAGTCTGTTGAGCGTATGACTCAGTTCAGTTTAAAGGGAGTTCCTGTTGTTGACAACATGGAGAACATGAGATGCGTAGGAATACTTGAACAAAAAATTGCCGACAAAGCCCTTGCACATCAACTTGGTGATGTTGATGTTGAAATATACATGCAGCATCCTTTCTCTTCTGTCAAAAAAGACTGTGACCTACATAGAGTTATGGAGATTATCCTTGGTCAGAAGCAACGGCTTGTGCCGGTTGTTGAAAATGATAAAGTCATTGCCGTTATTACAAGAACTGATCTTATTAATCTGCTGGTTCAAGATCCTGCACGAATTCCTGAATCTTTATTTCCTGAAAATAAACAGGTGCGGAACATACGCAATATCATGCGTAACCGTCTTCCTAATAAAATACTTGAAATACTTGAAACAGCAGGACAAATGGCGGAGGAATTCGGAACAGAAGCCTATGTTGTCGGTGGTTTTGTTAGAGATATTTTATTAACAAAACCTAACTTCGATCTTGATCTGGTCGTTGAAACTGACGGAATCAAGTTTGCGAAAAAACTGGCTAAAAAAATGTCTGGCCGCGCTAAATATCATCGTAAATTTAAAACCGCAGTTGTTATTCTGCCGGATGGACAAAGGGTAGATGTTGCGACGGCTCGTCTTGAATATTATGAATACCCTGCCGCTCTGCCTACAGTTGAATTATCATCAATTAAGATGGATCTGTATCGGCGTGACTTTACCGTTAATGCGCTGGCTGTTCACATCAATCCCTCAAGCTTTGGAAAGCTGGTAGACTTTTTCGGGGCCCAAAGAGACCTTAAAGATAGAACAATTCGAATTCTCCATGCCCTCAGTTTTGTTGAAGATCCTACTCGTATAATGCGTGCAATAAGATTTGAACAAAGATTTGATTTCAGAATTGGTGGCCAAACGCTTAATCTGATTAAAAACGCACTCAAACTTAATCTTTTTAATAAGTTATCCGGCTACCGAATTGTTCATGAGCTTAAATTAATCCTTAATGAAGATGCTGTGCCGGGAAGCATTAAAAGGATGGATGAACTAGGAGTGTTAGAAGCAATTCATCCGCTTTTAGTTCTTAATTCTTCGCGTGAACAAGTAATTACAGAACTTGAGAGAGTTATCAGCTGGCACAGCCTGCTCTATCTTGAACCAACAATTTCAGTTTGGAAAACATATTTTCTCGGTCTTTGTATGGGCATTTCTAAACCTAAAATGGAACAAATTTACAATCGGTTCAGTTTTTCTCAAACAGAAAAACGTGAATTTGTACATTTGCGTGAAACTATTTTCTGGGCTGCCGGAAACATCATGAACATAAGGAAAGAACTAAAGCCAAGCGAAATATACACAATTTTGCACCCTGTTCCGCTTGAAGGAGTCCTCTTTATAATGGCTAGAACTAAGCGGGATATGATCAAAAAATATATTTCGCAATATCTGACAACGTTAAGGTTGCAAACTATCGATATTACAGGTGATGATTTGAAGGAGTTGGGACTTATTCCCGGACCTCAATATGCCCAGTTACTCTTTGAAACTAAATTAGCCTGCCTTGATTCAGTTGTTAAGGGAAAGGATGAACAATTGGAGTTTGTAAAAAAAAAGTTATTAAATCTGGTAAATAATAAAACTGATGAGAAACTTTGA
- a CDS encoding transaldolase family protein: protein MKFFLDSTSIDEVKKAIDYKLIDGVHFGSDFSTIKDMNLYEDVMEILKIVHGPVVIKTSELNSQCILDDAKRIIGFGPNAVVEIPTTLEGLKSAGILSERDISVSMVSRLIPVQAVMAARLGVDFVNLDLHESEQEEGASESLDSIVSIFKNYDFKSKIIASGLTEVKQVSEALRIGVDVISVSYELLIKLV, encoded by the coding sequence ATGAAATTTTTTCTCGATTCTACTTCAATAGACGAAGTTAAGAAGGCAATTGATTATAAGTTGATTGATGGAGTTCACTTTGGTTCTGATTTTTCGACCATAAAAGATATGAATTTATATGAAGATGTGATGGAGATTTTAAAAATTGTTCATGGTCCAGTAGTGATAAAAACTTCAGAACTTAACTCGCAGTGCATTCTGGATGACGCCAAAAGGATAATCGGATTTGGTCCAAACGCGGTTGTGGAAATACCGACGACATTGGAAGGATTGAAATCTGCCGGTATTCTTTCTGAACGTGATATTTCAGTAAGTATGGTTTCGAGATTGATTCCTGTTCAAGCTGTAATGGCGGCAAGATTAGGAGTAGATTTTGTAAATTTGGATTTGCACGAGAGCGAACAGGAAGAGGGTGCAAGTGAATCGCTAGACAGCATCGTTTCAATATTTAAAAATTATGATTTCAAATCAAAAATTATCGCATCAGGTCTGACTGAGGTTAAGCAAGTTTCGGAAGCTCTTAGAATTGGAGTCGATGTCATTTCAGTCTCATATGAATTGCTGATAAAGCTTGTCTAA
- a CDS encoding transcriptional regulator has protein sequence MLKFVVIAVAAFIMWKLFTGEKKNKEKQDSKQHDKKVKAGEMVKDPICGTYVQKDSDIRVKNGEKVECFCSYECRDKYIKRIEAKNDD, from the coding sequence ATGCTTAAGTTTGTTGTGATTGCTGTGGCTGCTTTTATTATGTGGAAATTATTCACTGGAGAAAAAAAGAATAAAGAAAAGCAAGATAGCAAGCAGCATGATAAAAAGGTCAAAGCCGGAGAAATGGTTAAAGACCCTATTTGCGGAACTTATGTTCAAAAAGACAGCGATATACGAGTCAAAAACGGTGAAAAAGTTGAATGTTTTTGCTCTTATGAATGCCGCGATAAGTATATTAAACGCATTGAAGCAAAAAATGATGATTAG